The genomic window ACATTTGGTTGGCTACCTCGATTCGGGATCCCGTTGCATGCATAAGGACGAATGGAAATCCGTAGGTGAAACAGGCTGCCCAGTGAAAAATCAATGCGGTTAGAAGAGCAATCCAAAGTGAGACGGCGACGTTGTGGCCGATGCCGAGGACCTGATACATAGAGTTTAGGATCGTGTAGCGATCGTTACTGCCGGAAGATTCAAGTGGTAGAATTAAGTACCTGCCAAAATTGCATTAGGAAGTTGTACAGAGTGCGGAGTCGCAGTAGCTTCAGCAATGGCAACAGCTCAATCATGATTGTTGCGAAGTTGGAATTTTGGCTTGTGGCTAATTTTAATGATAACAAACAAATTATAATCTTCAAGTGCTAATGGTCTACACGTATTTGactgaattattaaatttcatatCCAAACGTCAACCATTTGAAGGTGCGTAAGATCCGAACTTGAGCTGTATCATGCAGGAGTTACGTTTTCACCTTTTCCTGTTTTATGAACATTTGATTATCTACATTCTACCTACGACCAGGCATCGAGTGGTAATCCTGAAGAACCCAACTGTACGGGATGGAAGTAAGCAAGTCAATCAGAAAGTATCCTCGGGTGTAATGACTGCGGGAACGTTGAAAGTGAATTTAAGGTATGAAGGTGGTATACGTTGAACAACGAACGAAAAGCAAGCTTTGAAACCTCTTACCTTGCTATAACTCCAGGATCGAGAAATATTTCGTGGCTATTAGATGATGTGTATCCCGTAATGAAGTTCAGGAAAATATCGACGATGCAAACAAAGTAGCCGGGCACGAGTATCGACTCTTTCCAATGATATGTACTGGTGTTCAGCATGTAAAACGCGGAGAAGTACGGAATGCCGATAAAGCAGAAGAGGTAGGTTATGCACATGACGATTTCCCACCCGAATCTGTGATGGGTTACAACGAACTCGATGAACGAACTCTGATACCGTTGACATTGCCTTCCGGAATATTTCGACTCACCTGACGGAACTGCAAGGATGGATGACCCACCAGTTGGGCGATCGTCCGTGGCGTTTCTTTTCAAAAGAGACTGCCGCGTGACTTCGGAGATAGAAACGCGTTGCTGGATGCTTTTCTGTAACGATGATGCTTTTCTGGAAGAGCCGCTTTAACCTCGAACGAAGTGGCGCTGTCGGTTGCAGTTTTAACAGGTTACTGTCCGAGCCCCGAGAAAGCTCGCAAATGTGCGTTGATTTACGTTTGCCCGAATCGAAAGACTTCGATTTCACTTCGGCAAGTGGATCTTTTGCCATCATTTTAGTTAGATTTGTTCAGGCCTTGCCGTCGAACAAATATTTTAACGGCAGAGAGTCTCTATGCTTGTTGAAAATGATGaacggacaaaaaaaaagaagaatccTCAAAAATGGTGTTGCGGATTCTGGAACAAAAACCTACAGATATTACACAGGGTGTGACTATTGGAGGCATTGGAGGTATAGAATAAACATTATGCAAGATTACATTGCATTTATTAGTAACTAAGACACAGatatattgatattttatgcTGGTAACACAATCGACATAAACACCAATCGAACATTTGAGGTAAGCATAGcatgaaatattttgcatcTTTTATTAATAAACAAGGTACATACGCACATGTATACAAATGCTGATAAAACacattgaaatgaatcattcaaaaaaagaaagtgtCTACTTATCACATGCAGACGTGTCGATAATTTCATCCCGACGATGACATGGATCAATTCACGGATTCGATAGACTTCATGTTCTCGATTGTTTTTATCTTCAGATTGCAAAATATCGTTATCAGAATTCATAATTGTAGCAAAATTTTATCCTACTTTTCCACATTCAGCAGAAATATAAGCAGCAGAATAAACTGACATTCGTATTTATTGTATACCAAGTGGATTTAGCGTTATTTTGCAACGGTATTGCGATGCAACAACTCTTCTGCAACGAAACGACCCAGACCTTGCCCATATTTGCGAATATATATCGATATGTATtgaaaatacatatttcaaatatatcatGAACAttgtattaattatataaGGTGGCGGCATCGAACTATACATTATTATCCAGACTTATATTATCTCTTCATAAATGTGCATCATCAATGCCTCATAATGTCTACAGGTCTACATTGTTTGAACCTTAGTTCTCTCTAGATAATCTCTGCCTGTGATTGGAGTTtcaaatatgataaaatacaGACACAGCATTTTCAGACTTTCTAAGGTGGAGAAAGCAGAGTCTATATTTAGTCTTTCGGGCAATTTGAaggataaataattatatgttaTATTAAATTGTAGTTTTACAACATTATCAAATAAGTTAGTCGTTTCATTGTACGAGTTGTTAAATGATAATGAAAGTTGGAGCAGTTGGTCCTCACTGGCTCAGTGACTATCTTTTTACGAATATAACGACAAGTTCGGTGAGTAttacgcaaaaaaaaatcttaccgttgataaaaaatatacacggTATAACCCAAATACCGTCTGGCTAGTTTAAATATATCGCAATCACATCAGCCGCTTCAGTTGATACCCGTCAACCGCCGAATGCGTTCGTTGCAGTGACAATCCCACATTGTCGAGTAACCGGATTTAAGCGAATCGGACATCCTGGAATCAGGGTCAAAGGACTGAGTGAGTATTGAGAATTGTACAGAAtctaaaagaagaaaaaaaaatctggtaTAGAAATAATTCTACTGATCTTTCCTAAAACTCTCGCGGTCACTTGCGATTTGTTGATTCATCAAAGACCGGCACCCTCAAGTTTAATATAGACTTAGTGAAATACCGAAAATCCGATCCCTTTATTAATTAGTTgtcactttgaaaaaaattcttaaaaatcgATCGCCACAGTGGCTTTCCTCCTTACTGTAGTTTAAGTATGGTGACCAGTTTTATCGTTAAGTAGATAACATTTCTTTCCCCAGTGGGGCGAGGAGTCATGTTATACAACGTATTGGGAACTTTGACGACCTCGCTGTTGATTCTGAATGCTAGACCTACCTCGAGTGCTCCGATATCCCAGCCGAATACTAACTCTACAGGCTTGCACTTACATATTCTGCACACAAATGATAAGCATAGCAGGTACGACCTGGTAGGGTTAGATCTATACAATTTCGAAGAGCTTACAATACAGTATTTTCAGAAATGTGTGCTAGATAATTGACTGAAAAACTTTCTACGGTACTGCAACTTTATTCCTAGATAGACTATTCCTAGACCCAACGATTTTTATACCTGTTTAGTCATTCTTCTAATCATAGGTTTGAACAAACATCAGCAAGCTCGCAGACGTGCAGTGATTCCGACGCGGTGAAAAACAAATGCTATGGAGGATTTGCACGATTGGCAACAGTGATTAGAAATGCTCGAGCTAGTAATACCTCCGTGTTGTACCTCGATGCCGGGGACACGTACCAAGGGTCCAACTGGTTCGTCGTACATCGATGGAACATTGTCTCCAAATTCCAGAACATCTTAAGGCCAGATGCGATGGTAAGtcgtataattatttcatcgGATTATGAAGACTGTAGTATGAGAGTTCGGATTATGGAGACTGCTAACAACTCTAGAAGGACATCATTACGAACAGCCTGCATTCCAGTTAGTAAAGAACGTATTATGTAGAACTTTAGAAAACTGGTATGTATTTGACATCTGTACAAGGTGAATTTCAAACCAGGATTTTTTGGCGATGTTAATTAAAACTGTCATTAATCCCTGCCAAATCTCTATAAATGCTATATCCGAATGATGGTTAATATTGGAATCAATTTTCTTCGAATATTGGCTTATGTCTCTGTGCTGCAGACGCCACATCGTCAGTTACGGTACAAGGTTCACCGAATCCAGACGATCATTATGATGAGCCAATTTCTATCATCTTCACATAAAAGCGAGGGGTCGGGGCACTTAGCAGTTACGTCAAACATGAACGATGATAATCTATTATTCTCTGGTTGTCGGTCAGAAATATACAACAGTTATCGAACATGTCAGAGTTGTGATGGACGAAATCGTTGATGTAACCATGATGCAACGAGCGGGGTTGACACTTTGATTAGAGCGTCAACTATCTATAGTCTCTTGATAATTCAAAGCACTTATTTTGTAATACGTTATCGCAAAGCCAATGgtatttttcaagaaatagTACAACATCGCTGCAGAGACGTCGGAGCTACATTCGTGTTTATTATTTCGCTATTCTATGAACTGAATTTCTGTACGACAAGTCTCACTTCTCGCGATTGTATTCACAGTCTTTGGGAAACCACGAATTTGACCACGGCGTCAACGGGCTGCTACCCTTTTTGAGAAATGCTTCGTACCCGATACTAGCAGCAAATCTGAACCTGACAAATGAGCCGGAGCTTCAGGCAACAAAACTGGCCAAAAGTACCATCCTCGACGTTAACGGTACGCGAGTTGGCATCATCGGGTATTTGACTCCGACAACGAAGAATATTGCTAACACCGGGAACGTTATATTCGAAGATGAAATCGAAGCCGTATCCAAAGAAGCGAGGCGACTCAAGAACAGTGGGGTTAACATCTTGATCGGCCTTGGACACTCTGGCTACCAGATGGATAAGAGAATTGCCGCAGAGGTCGAGGACATTGACCTCGTAATAGGCGGCCATACCAACACATTTCTGAACAACGGTGAGTCTGGTCATTAGCATGTGGCACCACCCCGATAACTGCAATCGTGCGATAAAGTTTGACTCGAACAAATGTATTCCTAGAATCAACATATGGAGCTAGAGGAAAATGCGTTGCATGGCCGGTACCTTTTAGAAGTAGAAATTGTCGGGGCTGTGTTCAGAATCACTTGTTAATACCTACGTTGAAATTACGTAGGGAAATATTCTTAGAACTTGTTGAATACCGTAATCGGAATAATTTTAACTTCAAAAAAGTACCGTCCATGTAACCACCGTTACGCATGTAAATCGAAGATGTCTCTTCCTCAGTGTACAATTCAAGTCAATATCATGAAACTTTCGGAATAAAGAGACGTGTCTGCGTCACTCACTACCATAGTCTCGACGATCGTGCTTTCAGGAACTCAGCCAGATTCTGAAGTATCGGAAGGCTTGTATCCCACACCGGTAATCCAAAGTAGTGGCAGAACAGTTTACGTAGTCCAAGCTTATGCCTACACCAAGTACGTCGGCAACCTTTCCTTAACTTTTGACTCCGAAGGTGAACTCACTCGTATTGAAGGAAACCCCATTCTCCTTGACTCAAGAATTGAGCAGGTACTTATGTCAAGGTGAGGGTTACAGTGATATGGTATCAGTATACATTGGCACTTCTTAGGCTAGGGATGTTTTGGAAGAACTGGAGAACTGGAGACAACTGGTAGACAATCTAGGTATCAACTACGTTGGTAGCAGCCGCGTCCTTCTCAACGGGGATCGCAAAACTTGTCGTCGCCAAGAATGTAATATCGGAAATTTAATAACTGACGCGTTGGTTGATTACGTAAGTGCTCAATTCAGACCGATCTCACTTTATAATCTGGAACCGATCTCCACGTTTTCTGTTCACAGAACATGAGGCAATACCGAGGAGCGGACGGATGGACCGATGCAGCTATCGCAGTTCTGAACACTGGGGTTATCAGAAGTTCCATTCCCGCCAAGAGCCAGGTGAGTGCGATGAAGTAAAGAGATTGGACTATGACGTGATTGTATCACCACAGATGAACGTAGATTTGCCAACGGAAATTAGAGGACCGAGAACAAATTAAGGAAGGCTGCACTTTTGTTTCATACTTAGATTACAGAGGCTGACGTCCTTTCTGTATTGCCATACAGGAACGTACCTATCACTGTTCTCATGACCGGTGAGGTGTTGAGATCGATGCTTGAATGGAGTGTTTCCTCAGTGACTAACGATCTGAATCAGGACGATAGTGGCGCTTTTCTGCAATTCTCCGGACTCCAGGCACGAATTTTGATAAATGCAATCAAAAGTGTAAAAGGTTTCTtcaatttgtaaatataaatcctacttttcttctttattccACTCAGGTAACTTATGATTTTGGCAAGGTTCCTAACTCCAAGGTGGTTTCTGTAAGAGTTCGTTGTGCTAATTGCTCTTTTCCTGAATTTCGTGACTTGGACGAAAGAGAGATGTACCCAGTGATCATGTCTGACTACTTGTATGGAGGCGGTGATGGATTCAGCATATTACGTAACttgaaatccaaaaaaatCGGTAAGAAATTATCGGCATCAATTAGATTATCAGTCTCGAACTGCATCACTGACTTTTTAATGTGTTTTCAAGCAAACGGAACTTTTGTCGACGCTTTCATTGGGTACCTGAAAGCACACAGCCCTATTCATACCCAAGTCGATTGCAGGATCACTGTCATCAATACCGACAGTCCGCGATCAGTTGGCACCCCAACGGCTGCATCCTAAATGTACTAACTGAGGTGTAAATAACGGTTGAATTTGGGAATTTATTCTAAACATTGCTTCAATATTCTAAGATTTATACATTGATTTAAAAGTTGAGATTGATCTGCTAGGCCCTCAACTGAAATATCTTAAGAATAATTGGAGAAGGACGTTCATATCTATATAGTAAATCAAATTTACGTTTGGCATGTTTTGAGTAATATTCGTGTGATCGACGAAGATCATCCCTGCTATTTTCGGTCCACTGTGAATAGCTTTCGAGAAGTAGATTCGTGAGTTAGTTACAATGGAACCAGCAGTTAGGGTGACAGCGGTAGTTACAGCATCAGTATAGTGACTTCGCCACGAATTATCTGGTTCGAGGTTACCGTAGAATTAATTAACCGAACCTTTGTTGTATTCAAGTTGAGGAATGAATTCCAAAAATCCTGTAGGAAAAATATCAACAATCAGTGCATCATGTGAGAATGCTGTAGTTTATCACTCAAACTAACGCAAGACCGTAcggtttaattttaatttaaagatttttttttattaattttccaaTCCTGACGAGTACAGAGCTGCATCTTGTGGAATTCGCGCTGGAATTTTTATCTACTTGGCTAACTTCTCTTTGGAGAACTGATGTCGATCATAAAATAATATCGCATATATGCTATTAAATCAGTCATCGttgttattaaatattttaagatTCAGAATGAAGTTCAGTAATACACGCCACTGCCATTCGCCGTGTCAATTGACTTGTGAATTATTGAAGTAATTGGATATTATAATCTCCAACGATTCAAACTATGAAAcagaaggcaaaaaaaaataaataaaaaaatattgaaaaacgcTCGAATTGGTTTTTGGATGGGTTATGTGACATCATTAAGCAAGAggaaacaaatcgaaaaattctcCGTACTTTCTTCGTATATCCTCAGCTGTTGCCTGTACGATGTTCTGAATGTCTGTTTTGTATTTCTTGGTTTCTACAAGTAGTGGGAAAAAGGGTTCGCAAATAGATTCtgaaacaacaattttttgaccTCCAAGTATCGTTGTTTTCATGATATTATCGCGGCCATTTTCGAGTTTCGTGGTATTGCtttatatcaaaaaaaaaaaaaaaaacagtaaacaAGTTTCCCGTGAAATTAAGTTCTAGGcataaattttagaaaaaaattatctcattGTATCTCGACGAGAGTGATAGTAACAACATTGATAACAATGAaactcttttctttttctgctcTTCGACATGTAAATTTGTTCTTTTCATCTCGGCGGAATGATTTCGAACTGTCGTTCTTTGGACCATGTGTTTCAGTTTCATCTTGTGTCACAAGATAGTATTTTTGACGTGAACTCACCTCGGTACTTTTTCACCATTCGAATCATTGCATTGACCGCATCTTCCTCTTTGATCAAAGAATCTGAAGGAGTGTCAGGATAGTTGCAGTCTCCAAAACCGTATGTACCAAAAtagttttctttatttatgtTCGCTATGAGGGGATTAGCTGCTCCTTTATAAACAGGAATCTAAAAACAGGGAGTCCAATTATTCAAACTCTCATGGCTTGAGTTTGGTCAGGAAGAATTTTCCAAACTCTTAGTCTCCTCATCACATCCTTTGTATACCATCGTTGCGCGGCACATATATTTTAGCGATATCTTTGCTACTGAGTTTCGCACAATGATGGCTTACGAATCAGCTAAACAAACaagcaaaaaatcaaaaaaaaaaaatttcaatgctTCTTGATCAACCGCATTCCTATTTTCCATCATCGAGATAGAGTTTGTCAACTTCAAGTCACCCGACCTTTTGACCCGCATAACTTCGTATCGAATATCGAAATCTGGAGACCTACGTCAAGCCTGTTTACGACGTTCAAAGTTTTGAGCACATTTAGAGCGACCGTGTCGACGTACGTGTTTCGTTGACACACGTTATGCCGATTATCTCTGGGCCCTCGATAAGTCTTTCGGCTTCCACAGCCATTACAATTGCTGCTGCATCGTCCGGCGTTATCATGGACGGATTCGTACAACTGGAAAGCGTATCGTCCAATTCTAGTATTAGTGATTTTTGTATAAGCAATTATTAGTTGTCTTTTATATTTTGCATGTACATAAAGAAAATTAGTTGATTTTGCGAAATATGGCGCGAGAAACGTTTTGTTAATTCGAATAATTGTGGTTTCAATtgatagtaaaaatttttgttctgtACAGTGAAATGCATAAATCCCTTAGCCatccgg from Neodiprion lecontei isolate iyNeoLeco1 chromosome 1, iyNeoLeco1.1, whole genome shotgun sequence includes these protein-coding regions:
- the LOC107224874 gene encoding protein 5NUC isoform X2 — protein: MIMKVGAVGPHWLSDYLFTNITTSSFKYIAITSAASVDTRQPPNAFVAVTIPHCRVTGFKRIGHPGIRVKGLMGRGVMLYNVLGTLTTSLLILNARPTSSAPISQPNTNSTGLHLHILHTNDKHSRFEQTSASSQTCSDSDAVKNKCYGGFARLATVIRNARASNTSVLYLDAGDTYQGSNWFVVHRWNIVSKFQNILRPDAMSLGNHEFDHGVNGLLPFLRNASYPILAANLNLTNEPELQATKLAKSTILDVNGTRVGIIGYLTPTTKNIANTGNVIFEDEIEAVSKEARRLKNSGVNILIGLGHSGYQMDKRIAAEVEDIDLVIGGHTNTFLNNGTQPDSEVSEGLYPTPVIQSSGRTVYVVQAYAYTKYVGNLSLTFDSEGELTRIEGNPILLDSRIEQARDVLEELENWRQLVDNLGINYVGSSRVLLNGDRKTCRRQECNIGNLITDALVDYNMRQYRGADGWTDAAIAVLNTGVIRSSIPAKSQITEADVLSVLPYRNVPITVLMTGEVLRSMLEWSVSSVTNDLNQDDSGAFLQFSGLQVTYDFGKVPNSKVVSVRVRCANCSFPEFRDLDEREMYPVIMSDYLYGGGDGFSILRNLKSKKIANGTFVDAFIGYLKAHSPIHTQVDCRITVINTDSPRSVGTPTAAS
- the LOC107224874 gene encoding protein 5NUC isoform X1, with translation MIMKVGAVGPHWLSDYLFTNITTSSFKYIAITSAASVDTRQPPNAFVAVTIPHCRVTGFKRIGHPGIRVKGLMGRGVMLYNVLGTLTTSLLILNARPTSSAPISQPNTNSTGLHLHILHTNDKHSSHSSNHRFEQTSASSQTCSDSDAVKNKCYGGFARLATVIRNARASNTSVLYLDAGDTYQGSNWFVVHRWNIVSKFQNILRPDAMSLGNHEFDHGVNGLLPFLRNASYPILAANLNLTNEPELQATKLAKSTILDVNGTRVGIIGYLTPTTKNIANTGNVIFEDEIEAVSKEARRLKNSGVNILIGLGHSGYQMDKRIAAEVEDIDLVIGGHTNTFLNNGTQPDSEVSEGLYPTPVIQSSGRTVYVVQAYAYTKYVGNLSLTFDSEGELTRIEGNPILLDSRIEQARDVLEELENWRQLVDNLGINYVGSSRVLLNGDRKTCRRQECNIGNLITDALVDYNMRQYRGADGWTDAAIAVLNTGVIRSSIPAKSQITEADVLSVLPYRNVPITVLMTGEVLRSMLEWSVSSVTNDLNQDDSGAFLQFSGLQVTYDFGKVPNSKVVSVRVRCANCSFPEFRDLDEREMYPVIMSDYLYGGGDGFSILRNLKSKKIANGTFVDAFIGYLKAHSPIHTQVDCRITVINTDSPRSVGTPTAAS
- the LOC107224874 gene encoding protein 5NUC isoform X3; this encodes MIMKVGAVGPHWLSDYLFTNITTSSFKYIAITSAASVDTRQPPNAFVAVTIPHCRVTGFKRIGHPGIRVKGLMGRGVMLYNVLGTLTTSLLILNARPTSSAPISQPNTNSTGLHLHILHTNDKHSSHSSNHRFEQTSASSQTCSDSDAVKNKCYGGFARLATVIRNARASNTSVLYLDAGDTYQGSNWFVVHRWNIVSKFQNILRPDAMSLGNHEFDHGVNGLLPFLRNASYPILAANLNLTNEPELQATKLAKSTILDVNGTRVGIIGYLTPTTKNIANTGNVIFEDEIEAVSKEARRLKNSGVNILIGLGHSGYQMDKRIAAEVEDIDLVIGGHTNTFLNNGTQPDSEVSEGLYPTPVIQSSGRTVYVVQAYAYTKYVGNLSLTFDSEGELTRIEGNPILLDSRIEQARDVLEELENWRQLVDNLGINYVGSSRVLLNGDRKTCRRQECNIGNLITDALVDYNMRQYRGADGWTDAAIAVLNTGVIRSSIPAKSQITEADVLSVLPYRNVPITVLMTGEVLRSMLEWSVSSVTNDLNQDDSGAFLQFSGLQVTYDFGKVPNSKVVSVRVRCANCSFPEFRDLDEREMYPVIMSDYLYGGGDGFSILRNLKSKKIVSSCVTR
- the LOC107224874 gene encoding protein 5NUC isoform X4, whose amino-acid sequence is MLYNVLGTLTTSLLILNARPTSSAPISQPNTNSTGLHLHILHTNDKHSSHSSNHRFEQTSASSQTCSDSDAVKNKCYGGFARLATVIRNARASNTSVLYLDAGDTYQGSNWFVVHRWNIVSKFQNILRPDAMSLGNHEFDHGVNGLLPFLRNASYPILAANLNLTNEPELQATKLAKSTILDVNGTRVGIIGYLTPTTKNIANTGNVIFEDEIEAVSKEARRLKNSGVNILIGLGHSGYQMDKRIAAEVEDIDLVIGGHTNTFLNNGTQPDSEVSEGLYPTPVIQSSGRTVYVVQAYAYTKYVGNLSLTFDSEGELTRIEGNPILLDSRIEQARDVLEELENWRQLVDNLGINYVGSSRVLLNGDRKTCRRQECNIGNLITDALVDYNMRQYRGADGWTDAAIAVLNTGVIRSSIPAKSQITEADVLSVLPYRNVPITVLMTGEVLRSMLEWSVSSVTNDLNQDDSGAFLQFSGLQVTYDFGKVPNSKVVSVRVRCANCSFPEFRDLDEREMYPVIMSDYLYGGGDGFSILRNLKSKKIANGTFVDAFIGYLKAHSPIHTQVDCRITVINTDSPRSVGTPTAAS